The following proteins are encoded in a genomic region of Actinopolymorpha sp. NPDC004070:
- a CDS encoding YciI family protein, giving the protein MAKYLVLIYGDEQKWDALTAEEVQDYMKAHGEFAAAAGSGLLGGNELESTSAATSLRNDASGRLMVTDGPFVETKEVLGGYYLLEASDLDEAIKLASRLPEVQTRHGGVEIRPVRVRD; this is encoded by the coding sequence ATGGCGAAGTACCTGGTGCTCATCTACGGCGACGAGCAGAAGTGGGACGCGTTGACGGCCGAGGAGGTGCAGGACTACATGAAGGCGCACGGCGAGTTCGCAGCCGCGGCCGGGTCCGGCTTGCTCGGCGGCAACGAACTGGAGTCGACGAGCGCGGCGACCAGCCTGCGCAACGACGCTTCCGGGCGGCTGATGGTCACCGACGGGCCGTTCGTGGAGACCAAGGAGGTGCTCGGCGGCTACTACCTGCTGGAGGCCTCGGACCTCGATGAGGCGATCAAGCTGGCGTCCCGGCTGCCGGAAGTGCAGACCCGGCACGGCGGGGTGGAGATCCGGCCGGTCCGCGTCCGGGACTGA
- a CDS encoding ABC transporter substrate-binding protein → MDDPKAAGGLSRKAFVRTAVAAGAAFSLPGCQFFATDPQKPRSRDGGAADGSGRAGGRTEKEAPVLAALVRQGKLPPLKDRLPSNPLVVTPVDRVGTYGGIWHSLLVSGDYAAWMDRQQRYNGLLRYNRDWSGIIPDLAESYDVGKDGREYVFRLRQGVRWSDGHPFTADDIMFWYDDLFMNDELTPVRPTDMLSSGKPPKVEKIDDHTVVFRYDTPHGLLPRVLAGGYGDEIIGKPRHYLQRFHRKYNPDGIAKLVKNARLDDWVQLFLNQADWSTNPDLPVLSAWVVTSPLGNGLDRIIAKRNPYFWKVDTEGRQLPYIDEIHYYVMANLEAALLKTQNGEFGEVDRHINILRNKPVLARSRKQGNYDFFDLTSELVNDAVITLNLTHKDPVKRQIYRNKDFRIGLSYALNRQEIINTVYQRQGEPWQTSPRRESKYYNERLAKQYTAYDVAKANAYLDRAGFSRRDGSGYRLGPDGNRISILLECTGQWDSPALPDVADFVSRYWREVGLVSEPRVWNATLMATRTEANLPDASIDVDFGGLNILMDPRAVFPHHGTEHFVPWVQWYESGGKAGEKPPAPIRRQMTLYDEIRTTVDEKRQDELMRQVVQIAAEEFTLIGVVLPATGYGIVRNDFHNVPKSMIASTGAWYPTPGPTDPHQYFISPD, encoded by the coding sequence ATGGATGATCCGAAGGCAGCAGGAGGGTTGAGCCGCAAGGCTTTCGTCCGGACCGCCGTGGCGGCGGGGGCGGCGTTCTCCCTGCCGGGCTGTCAGTTCTTCGCCACCGACCCGCAGAAACCGCGGTCGCGAGACGGCGGCGCGGCGGACGGGTCCGGCCGGGCCGGTGGGCGTACCGAGAAGGAAGCACCTGTGCTGGCCGCGCTGGTGAGGCAGGGGAAGCTGCCGCCGCTGAAGGACCGGCTGCCGTCCAACCCCCTCGTCGTCACGCCGGTCGACCGAGTAGGCACCTACGGGGGAATCTGGCACTCGTTGCTGGTGAGCGGCGACTATGCCGCGTGGATGGATCGGCAGCAGCGTTACAACGGCCTGCTCCGCTACAACCGCGACTGGAGCGGGATCATCCCGGACCTGGCCGAGTCGTACGACGTCGGCAAGGACGGTAGGGAGTACGTCTTCCGGCTCCGGCAGGGCGTGAGGTGGTCCGACGGTCATCCGTTCACCGCAGACGACATCATGTTCTGGTACGACGACCTCTTCATGAACGACGAGCTGACACCGGTGCGTCCGACGGACATGCTGAGCAGCGGCAAGCCGCCGAAGGTGGAGAAGATCGACGACCACACGGTCGTCTTCCGGTACGACACTCCTCACGGGCTTCTGCCGCGGGTGCTGGCCGGAGGGTACGGCGACGAGATCATCGGCAAGCCCCGCCACTACCTTCAGCGCTTCCACCGGAAGTACAACCCGGACGGAATCGCGAAGCTGGTCAAGAATGCTCGCCTGGACGACTGGGTGCAGCTGTTCCTGAACCAGGCCGACTGGTCGACCAACCCCGACCTGCCCGTGCTCAGCGCCTGGGTGGTCACATCGCCACTGGGCAACGGACTCGACCGCATCATCGCCAAGCGGAATCCGTACTTCTGGAAGGTCGACACCGAGGGACGGCAGCTTCCCTACATCGACGAGATCCACTACTACGTCATGGCCAACCTCGAAGCAGCACTGCTGAAGACGCAGAACGGCGAGTTCGGCGAGGTGGACCGGCACATCAACATCCTGCGGAACAAGCCGGTGCTGGCGCGGAGCAGGAAGCAGGGCAACTACGACTTCTTCGACCTCACCTCAGAACTCGTCAACGACGCCGTGATCACCCTCAACCTCACGCACAAGGATCCGGTGAAGCGGCAGATCTACCGCAACAAGGACTTCCGGATCGGACTGTCGTACGCCCTGAACCGGCAGGAGATCATCAACACCGTCTACCAGCGCCAGGGCGAACCATGGCAGACGTCGCCGCGGCGGGAGTCGAAGTACTACAACGAACGACTCGCCAAGCAGTACACCGCGTACGACGTGGCGAAGGCGAACGCCTACCTCGACCGCGCGGGCTTCAGCCGGCGCGACGGATCAGGCTATCGGCTCGGTCCCGACGGAAACCGCATCTCGATCCTGCTCGAGTGCACCGGACAGTGGGACAGTCCGGCACTTCCCGACGTCGCCGACTTCGTCAGCCGCTACTGGCGCGAGGTCGGGCTCGTGTCGGAACCGCGAGTGTGGAACGCCACCCTGATGGCGACGCGTACCGAGGCCAACCTGCCGGACGCCTCCATCGACGTCGACTTCGGTGGGCTCAACATCCTGATGGACCCTCGTGCGGTCTTCCCGCACCACGGGACCGAGCACTTCGTGCCCTGGGTGCAGTGGTACGAGAGCGGCGGCAAGGCCGGCGAGAAGCCGCCCGCGCCCATCCGTCGCCAGATGACGCTCTACGACGAGATCCGGACGACGGTCGACGAGAAGCGACAGGACGAACTCATGCGTCAGGTTGTGCAGATCGCCGCCGAGGAGTTCACGCTGATCGGGGTCGTCCTGCCCGCCACGGGGTACGGCATCGTGCGCAACGACTTCCACAACGTCCCGAAGTCCATGATCGCCAGCACGGGTGCGTGGTACCCGACCCCGGGACCGACCGACCCGCACCAGTACTTCATCTCCCCGGACTGA
- a CDS encoding Hsp20/alpha crystallin family protein, whose translation MLMRTDPFRQLDRLAQQTLGGGNSPGTWSRPNPMPMDAYRSGDHFVVAFDLPGTTADAIELDVERNVLTVRAERRPPEVGEGVEMQVCERPLGVFSRQLFLGDTLDTEHLEATYEAGVLTLRIPVAEKAKPRRISISSTDSEKKQINA comes from the coding sequence ATGTTGATGCGCACGGACCCCTTCCGGCAGTTGGACCGACTCGCCCAGCAGACTCTCGGCGGAGGCAACTCTCCTGGCACGTGGTCCCGGCCGAACCCGATGCCGATGGACGCTTACCGCTCCGGTGACCACTTCGTGGTCGCGTTCGATCTTCCCGGTACCACCGCGGACGCGATCGAACTCGACGTCGAGCGCAACGTGCTCACCGTCCGCGCCGAACGCCGCCCGCCCGAGGTGGGCGAGGGCGTGGAGATGCAGGTCTGCGAACGCCCGCTCGGTGTCTTCTCCCGGCAGCTCTTCCTCGGTGACACGTTGGACACCGAGCATCTCGAGGCGACGTACGAAGCCGGCGTACTGACACTGCGGATTCCCGTCGCCGAGAAGGCCAAGCCCCGCAGGATCTCCATCTCCAGTACCGATTCGGAGAAGAAGCAGATCAACGCCTGA
- a CDS encoding alpha/beta hydrolase yields MQTHTLETPEVDLVYDVAGPLPTADGRPPLLMIGQPMDASGFRALAAYFPDRTVVTYDPRGGPRSVRKDGRGEQTPQDSARDVRAVIEAVGGGPVHLFASSGGAVVSLALVAAFPNDVAVLVAHEPPMNPVLPDGAAAHRARAHYLETYQAKGYGAAMAAFQAMYAWEGEFTEAYFAQPDPDPAQFGLPVEDDGSRDNPLLSGLAVAITDYHPDVAALAAAPTRVVIAVGEETGDVYTARTARATARVLGQEAIVFPSHHLGFVDGLGRPEEFAARLREVLDAG; encoded by the coding sequence ATGCAGACTCACACGCTGGAGACTCCCGAGGTCGACCTCGTCTACGACGTGGCCGGCCCGCTGCCGACCGCCGACGGTCGCCCGCCGCTGCTCATGATCGGGCAGCCGATGGACGCGAGCGGGTTCCGCGCGCTGGCCGCGTACTTCCCGGACCGCACCGTGGTCACCTACGACCCGCGCGGCGGCCCTCGCAGCGTCCGCAAGGACGGACGAGGCGAGCAGACCCCGCAGGACTCGGCCCGCGACGTGCGCGCGGTGATCGAGGCGGTCGGAGGCGGACCGGTTCACCTGTTCGCCAGCAGCGGCGGAGCGGTGGTCTCGCTCGCGCTCGTCGCCGCGTTCCCGAACGACGTCGCCGTCCTCGTCGCGCACGAGCCGCCGATGAACCCGGTGCTGCCCGATGGTGCGGCCGCACACCGCGCCCGCGCGCACTACCTGGAGACCTACCAGGCGAAGGGGTACGGCGCGGCGATGGCAGCGTTCCAGGCGATGTATGCCTGGGAGGGCGAGTTCACCGAGGCCTACTTCGCACAACCGGACCCGGACCCCGCGCAGTTCGGACTGCCGGTCGAGGACGACGGCTCGCGGGACAATCCACTGCTGTCCGGGCTGGCCGTGGCCATCACCGACTACCACCCCGACGTGGCCGCCCTGGCCGCGGCGCCGACCCGCGTGGTGATCGCGGTGGGCGAGGAAACCGGCGACGTCTACACGGCCCGCACCGCCCGCGCGACCGCACGGGTGCTCGGCCAGGAAGCGATCGTCTTCCCCAGCCACCACCTCGGCTTCGTCGACGGGCTCGGCCGGCCGGAAGAGTTCGCGGCACGTCTGCGCGAGGTGCTCGACGCGGGGTGA
- a CDS encoding DUF1345 domain-containing protein → MTRSRRVSNAAGASARRAVLVATACGLVAAAVAALALPAPYLPLIGWDVGALAFLFVIWRRVGPLDGPATAADASREDPTRAVADLVLLVAALASLLAIGWMIVRANDRQPLDVVLHVGLGVASVIVSWVVVHTIFTLRYARLYYSDARGGVDFHDSDPDAQPRFVDFAYIAFTVGMTYQVSDTELRNSAFRAHVLRQALMSYLFGAVILALLINLVAGLNR, encoded by the coding sequence GTGACGCGGTCCAGACGGGTGTCGAACGCGGCCGGCGCATCAGCGCGCCGGGCCGTGCTGGTCGCGACCGCCTGCGGGCTGGTCGCGGCGGCCGTCGCCGCGCTCGCACTGCCGGCGCCGTACCTTCCCCTGATCGGCTGGGACGTGGGCGCGCTGGCCTTCCTGTTCGTCATCTGGCGACGTGTCGGCCCGCTCGACGGCCCGGCGACCGCCGCCGACGCGAGCCGGGAGGACCCCACCCGCGCCGTCGCCGATCTGGTGCTGCTCGTGGCCGCGCTGGCCAGCCTGCTCGCGATCGGCTGGATGATCGTACGAGCGAACGACCGGCAACCGCTCGATGTCGTCCTGCACGTCGGGCTCGGGGTCGCCAGCGTGATCGTCTCGTGGGTGGTGGTGCACACGATCTTCACGCTTCGGTACGCCCGGCTGTACTACTCGGACGCCCGCGGTGGCGTGGACTTCCACGACAGCGACCCCGATGCCCAACCGCGCTTCGTCGACTTCGCCTACATCGCCTTCACCGTCGGGATGACCTACCAGGTCTCCGACACCGAGCTGCGCAACTCCGCCTTTCGCGCCCACGTGCTGCGGCAGGCGCTGATGTCGTACCTCTTCGGCGCGGTCATCCTCGCCCTGCTCATCAACCTGGTCGCCGGCCTGAACCGCTGA
- a CDS encoding enolase C-terminal domain-like protein, translated as MRITDVKVDVVDAPPGPTYRWRRGIPGSSPGNLAVVRVLTDSGVEGVAYARRGSIVAEVVARRLRDELVGQNPLLREYLWHRVWEVDRIEELPIYALGVLDVALWDLAGKAAGVPVHQLLGGFRTSIPAYASTVTFASVEEYLDVADQCLALGYPAIKLHAWGDAREDARLCVALREHVGDEVPLMYDGSAGFDLPDALYLGHALSDAGYLWYEEPMREFSITAYRILSEKVRIPLLVAETSDGAHMNTADFITAVSPAFVRTSAAFKGGITGAMRIAHLADAFRIRAEVHGGGVVNRNLCMAIPNTTYYESLIYTNPVQREAAVGPDGHVQAPTAPGIGHDM; from the coding sequence ATGCGAATAACCGACGTGAAGGTCGATGTGGTCGACGCACCACCAGGACCGACCTACCGCTGGCGCAGAGGAATTCCCGGTTCGTCGCCGGGCAACCTGGCGGTCGTCCGCGTTCTCACCGACTCGGGCGTCGAAGGTGTGGCCTACGCCCGAAGGGGATCCATCGTGGCCGAGGTCGTCGCCCGGCGGCTGCGGGACGAACTCGTCGGCCAGAACCCCTTGCTGCGCGAGTACCTCTGGCACCGGGTCTGGGAGGTCGACCGGATCGAAGAACTCCCGATCTACGCCCTCGGCGTCCTCGACGTCGCCCTGTGGGACCTTGCGGGCAAGGCCGCGGGAGTGCCGGTCCACCAACTGCTCGGCGGCTTCCGCACGTCGATTCCCGCCTACGCGAGCACCGTCACCTTCGCCTCGGTGGAGGAGTACCTCGACGTCGCCGACCAGTGCCTCGCGCTCGGCTACCCGGCGATCAAGCTGCACGCCTGGGGCGATGCCCGTGAGGACGCCAGGCTCTGCGTGGCCCTGCGCGAGCACGTGGGCGACGAGGTGCCGCTGATGTACGACGGGTCGGCGGGCTTCGACCTTCCCGACGCGCTCTACCTCGGTCACGCCCTCTCCGACGCGGGATACCTCTGGTACGAGGAGCCGATGCGTGAGTTCAGCATCACCGCCTACCGCATCCTTTCGGAGAAGGTGAGAATCCCGCTGCTGGTGGCGGAAACCTCCGACGGCGCACACATGAACACCGCGGACTTCATCACCGCGGTGTCACCGGCATTCGTCCGCACCAGTGCCGCGTTCAAGGGCGGGATCACCGGCGCGATGCGGATCGCCCACCTGGCCGACGCGTTCCGGATCCGGGCGGAGGTGCACGGCGGCGGAGTCGTCAATCGGAACCTGTGCATGGCGATCCCCAACACGACGTACTACGAGTCCCTGATCTACACCAACCCGGTACAGCGCGAAGCCGCAGTCGGGCCCGACGGGCACGTCCAGGCCCCGACTGCTCCCGGCATCGGACACGACATGTGA
- a CDS encoding very short patch repair endonuclease has translation MASKPGRGSLPTTPATSSRMSRQASRNTAVERSLRSVLHRAGYRFRVHQRPLRDLRREADIVFRKARVAVFVDGCFWHACPIHGTWPATNVEFWRAKIEGNAARDRETDTRLRAAGWEPVRVWEHEAIEEAAQRVMAVVRSRL, from the coding sequence ATGGCCAGCAAGCCGGGGCGCGGTTCCCTGCCTACGACGCCCGCGACTTCCAGTCGAATGAGCCGGCAGGCTAGCCGTAATACTGCGGTCGAACGGTCTTTGCGGTCCGTTCTCCATCGCGCGGGTTACCGCTTCCGGGTCCACCAGAGGCCCTTGCGGGACCTGCGTCGCGAGGCAGACATCGTCTTTCGTAAGGCCAGGGTCGCGGTCTTCGTCGACGGATGCTTCTGGCATGCCTGTCCGATACACGGTACGTGGCCGGCTACTAATGTGGAGTTCTGGCGGGCGAAGATCGAAGGAAACGCCGCGCGGGACCGTGAGACGGATACAAGGCTGAGGGCTGCAGGGTGGGAGCCCGTCCGGGTGTGGGAGCACGAGGCGATCGAGGAGGCCGCGCAGCGCGTCATGGCTGTAGTTCGCAGTCGTCTGTAG
- a CDS encoding ANTAR domain-containing protein, whose product MDEERYQRLWHSITARVEDSGSTRWVGAVCAAVVSLVDGVDAATLTVRANSWVQETWGASDEWAASLEELQYTLGEGPGLDAFKTGNFVLAPYLSAEHARWPGFVQAVGSLGLVAVVAFPLQVGAIRLGTLDLFCRTAGRMTPDALTDAAVLADLAVYALLRQLGDPPADDPPEPDPAPSSGDLPLSYHEVHVATGMLAAHLNVELDEAFTRLRARAYAEDRPLLALARDVVARRVPLDDVDSD is encoded by the coding sequence GTGGACGAGGAGCGCTACCAACGCCTGTGGCACAGCATCACCGCACGGGTAGAGGACTCCGGCTCGACCCGGTGGGTAGGGGCGGTGTGCGCTGCCGTCGTGTCGCTGGTCGACGGCGTGGACGCGGCAACCCTGACCGTACGCGCAAACTCTTGGGTGCAGGAGACGTGGGGCGCCAGCGACGAGTGGGCGGCGAGCCTCGAGGAGTTGCAGTACACCCTCGGTGAGGGCCCCGGGCTGGACGCTTTCAAGACGGGGAACTTCGTACTCGCGCCGTATCTGAGCGCTGAGCACGCCCGCTGGCCGGGGTTCGTCCAGGCGGTGGGAAGTCTGGGTCTCGTCGCCGTCGTCGCGTTTCCCCTGCAGGTCGGTGCGATCCGGCTGGGAACCCTCGATCTCTTCTGCCGTACGGCCGGCCGGATGACGCCGGACGCGCTGACCGATGCCGCCGTTCTCGCCGACCTCGCGGTGTACGCACTGCTCCGGCAGCTTGGTGACCCGCCGGCGGACGACCCTCCGGAACCGGACCCCGCGCCGAGCAGCGGCGATCTGCCGTTGTCGTACCACGAGGTGCATGTGGCCACCGGCATGCTGGCCGCGCACCTGAACGTCGAACTCGACGAGGCGTTCACCCGCCTGCGGGCGCGTGCCTACGCCGAGGACAGGCCGCTGCTCGCCCTTGCCCGAGACGTCGTGGCCCGGCGTGTCCCGCTCGACGACGTGGACTCCGACTGA
- a CDS encoding ANTAR domain-containing protein: MERHRLNSEEAFQVLRQISQNRNIKLREVACDWTAERSVG; encoded by the coding sequence GTGGAGCGCCACCGCCTGAACAGCGAGGAAGCATTCCAGGTCCTGCGCCAGATCTCGCAGAACCGCAACATCAAGTTGCGCGAGGTGGCCTGCGACTGGACGGCAGAGCGGTCGGTGGGCTGA
- a CDS encoding DUF1360 domain-containing protein, translated as MIDATAALGRPADEQHKYEHGHDQPLRGYLAAMAVYAGGTGAVSALARVTGRRLPERVALTDVILGGIATHKFARILAKDAVTSPARVPFTQFEGAAGSAELNESVRDDSEVRHGIGELVTCPFCLAPWIATGYVAALTFAPRVARAWSSAMTMVAISDVLQHVYARIRTE; from the coding sequence ATGATCGACGCCACCGCTGCACTCGGCCGCCCGGCGGACGAGCAGCACAAGTACGAACACGGGCACGACCAGCCACTGCGCGGTTATCTCGCGGCGATGGCGGTGTACGCCGGTGGCACCGGAGCCGTCTCCGCACTGGCCCGGGTGACCGGCCGGCGACTGCCCGAACGCGTCGCGCTCACCGACGTGATCCTCGGCGGCATCGCCACCCACAAGTTCGCGCGCATTCTCGCCAAGGACGCCGTGACCAGCCCGGCCCGGGTGCCGTTCACGCAGTTCGAGGGAGCGGCCGGCTCAGCCGAGCTGAACGAGAGCGTGCGAGACGACAGCGAGGTACGCCACGGGATCGGGGAGCTCGTCACCTGTCCGTTCTGCCTCGCGCCGTGGATCGCGACCGGATACGTCGCGGCGCTGACGTTCGCACCGAGAGTGGCCCGGGCCTGGTCCTCGGCCATGACCATGGTGGCGATCTCGGACGTCCTCCAGCACGTGTACGCGCGGATCCGCACCGAGTGA
- a CDS encoding glycoside hydrolase family 172 protein produces the protein MLYELRNVSSRAATAENPTAAPGEGGRAGNGRKGAPCLSPLAKGETATLLDHEGPGVVRHIWCTVPPGNPDHLRNLIVRMYWDGQDHPSVEVPLGDFFGVAHGRQTEMASELVSMQEGKGFNCWIPMPFRERAVITVHNDSESDVSMLFYQVDFTVGDTLDESTGYFHAQFRRSNPCPLHEDYTILDGVEGRGVYVGTVLGVRARYRDCWWGEGEPKFFIDGDTDHPTICGTGAEDYMGSAWGLGWVLTPYQGAPVVDGDNGFYSIYRLHVRDPIHFAERLRLTIQQIGYGDIAKARAFFGSNYVGYHAAGAGPGSEQGMFDLSDDYSSVAYWYQTLPARPFPPLPDRAARSADLGPVAASTPKRADA, from the coding sequence GTGCTGTACGAACTGAGGAACGTCTCGAGCAGAGCGGCCACCGCGGAGAACCCGACCGCCGCGCCGGGTGAAGGCGGCCGTGCAGGCAACGGCAGGAAGGGCGCGCCGTGCCTGTCACCGCTGGCGAAGGGCGAAACCGCGACGCTGCTGGACCACGAGGGTCCCGGCGTCGTACGCCACATCTGGTGCACCGTTCCGCCCGGCAATCCCGACCACCTGCGCAACCTGATCGTCCGGATGTACTGGGACGGGCAGGACCATCCCAGCGTCGAGGTGCCGCTCGGTGACTTCTTCGGCGTCGCGCACGGCCGGCAGACCGAGATGGCGTCGGAGCTGGTCTCGATGCAGGAGGGCAAGGGCTTCAACTGCTGGATCCCGATGCCGTTCCGGGAGCGCGCGGTCATCACCGTGCACAACGACTCCGAGTCCGACGTGTCGATGCTCTTCTACCAGGTGGACTTCACCGTCGGCGACACGCTGGATGAGTCGACCGGCTACTTCCACGCGCAGTTCCGGCGGAGCAACCCGTGCCCGCTGCACGAGGACTACACGATCCTCGACGGGGTGGAGGGCCGCGGCGTGTACGTCGGAACGGTTCTCGGCGTACGCGCTCGTTATCGCGACTGCTGGTGGGGCGAGGGCGAGCCGAAGTTCTTCATCGACGGGGACACCGACCACCCGACCATCTGCGGAACCGGCGCGGAGGACTACATGGGTTCGGCGTGGGGACTCGGCTGGGTGCTGACGCCGTACCAGGGCGCGCCGGTCGTCGACGGCGACAACGGCTTCTACTCGATCTACCGGCTGCACGTGCGGGACCCGATCCACTTCGCCGAACGGCTCAGGCTGACGATCCAGCAGATCGGCTACGGCGACATCGCGAAGGCGCGGGCCTTCTTCGGTTCGAACTACGTGGGCTACCACGCCGCCGGTGCGGGTCCCGGCTCGGAGCAGGGGATGTTCGACCTGAGCGACGACTACAGCAGCGTGGCGTACTGGTACCAGACCCTGCCGGCCCGGCCGTTCCCTCCGTTGCCGGACCGGGCGGCACGCTCGGCGGACCTGGGCCCGGTCGCGGCGTCCACACCGAAAAGGGCTGACGCCTAG
- a CDS encoding methyltransferase, with protein sequence MTGYWDVEPSGRSEPTTVRLSLPDVQVDLRADRGVFAASGVDRGTRVLLRDVAAPNPYTGVVDLGTGYGPIAVATALRQPLAGVWAVDVNRRALDLTRANTRDLPNVVVAEPEQVPASLRFGGLYSNPPIKIGKDALHQLLTDWLTRLDPGAPAWLVVKQAMGADSLQRWLNDGGFATSRAASKQGYRILRVDTPGPPPPLLAREDLATIAAHTGGSWTVLGRLTGGYSDTVVLLGRGALRAVLKVKEGAWWRSQLNRLVPLAQELRVLGYPTPEVIGCGSLDEDRSYLLTSWARGTSPTVPNRRQLDAALGAAELHRSVRPPADRDWSAMITAFLNGGIGEHEFHPATSAYARQALAVLPKPVPALPSGDLTHGDFTFRNMLFERDALSAVVDLEGFGTGTVAVDLLALLPSLSDPDHRRVVVERAVELTSADVVAACLCHRILAGLDWASQHVELLDDAIERAKLLLSLLP encoded by the coding sequence GTGACCGGCTACTGGGACGTGGAGCCGTCCGGTCGTTCGGAGCCGACGACGGTGCGGCTCAGCCTGCCCGACGTGCAGGTCGACCTTCGTGCCGATCGGGGCGTGTTCGCCGCCTCCGGTGTCGATCGGGGAACGCGGGTACTGCTGCGTGACGTCGCCGCGCCGAACCCGTACACCGGCGTCGTCGACCTGGGTACGGGCTACGGTCCGATCGCGGTCGCCACGGCGCTCCGTCAGCCGCTGGCCGGCGTCTGGGCGGTCGACGTCAACCGGCGGGCGCTCGACCTCACCCGCGCCAACACTCGCGACCTCCCCAACGTCGTGGTCGCCGAACCCGAACAGGTTCCCGCGTCGTTGCGGTTCGGCGGCCTCTACAGCAACCCGCCGATCAAGATCGGCAAGGACGCGCTCCACCAGCTGCTCACCGACTGGCTGACGCGGCTGGACCCGGGCGCCCCGGCCTGGCTCGTCGTCAAGCAGGCAATGGGAGCCGACTCCCTGCAGCGCTGGTTGAACGACGGTGGGTTTGCGACCAGCCGGGCCGCGTCGAAGCAGGGCTATCGGATCCTGCGGGTGGATACGCCCGGTCCTCCTCCGCCGCTCTTGGCGCGGGAGGACCTCGCCACGATCGCCGCGCACACCGGCGGCTCGTGGACCGTGCTGGGCCGGTTGACCGGCGGGTACTCCGACACCGTTGTGCTGCTGGGGCGAGGCGCTTTGCGCGCGGTCCTCAAGGTCAAGGAGGGCGCGTGGTGGCGGTCGCAGCTGAACCGTCTCGTACCTCTTGCTCAGGAGCTCCGGGTGCTCGGTTACCCGACGCCGGAGGTCATCGGCTGCGGTTCGCTGGACGAGGACCGCTCGTACCTGCTGACCTCCTGGGCCCGCGGCACGTCCCCCACTGTGCCGAACCGCCGTCAGCTCGACGCCGCTCTTGGTGCGGCCGAACTTCACCGCTCGGTCCGGCCGCCGGCCGACCGCGACTGGTCCGCGATGATCACGGCGTTCCTCAACGGCGGGATCGGCGAGCACGAGTTCCATCCGGCGACCAGTGCGTACGCCCGGCAGGCGCTGGCCGTCCTGCCCAAGCCGGTGCCTGCATTGCCTTCCGGCGACCTGACTCACGGCGATTTCACGTTCCGCAACATGCTCTTCGAGCGTGACGCCCTGAGCGCGGTGGTGGATCTGGAGGGCTTCGGGACGGGCACCGTCGCGGTGGACCTGCTGGCCCTGCTGCCGTCCCTGTCCGATCCGGACCATCGGCGCGTCGTCGTCGAGCGTGCAGTCGAGCTCACCAGCGCGGACGTCGTGGCAGCGTGCCTGTGCCACCGGATCCTCGCCGGCCTCGACTGGGCCAGCCAGCACGTCGAACTCCTCGACGACGCCATCGAACGCGCCAAGCTGCTGTTGTCACTCCTCCCGTAG